The following proteins are co-located in the Elusimicrobiota bacterium genome:
- a CDS encoding winged helix-turn-helix domain-containing protein, whose amino-acid sequence MEPVDKRLAHLLLMLLPAPGAEVRVRREDLAELVGCIPETAIRTLSDFKKRGWIRTGWKRIALLNPDALRRLSRFPTNLP is encoded by the coding sequence TTGGAACCCGTCGACAAACGTCTTGCCCACCTTCTGTTGATGCTCCTGCCCGCCCCCGGCGCCGAGGTGCGGGTGCGGCGGGAAGACTTGGCCGAACTCGTGGGCTGCATTCCCGAAACCGCCATTCGCACCTTGTCCGATTTCAAAAAACGCGGATGGATCCGAACGGGCTGGAAACGGATCGCCCTCCTAAACCCCGACGCCCTGCGGCGCTTGTCCCGGTTTCCCACAAACCTGCCCTGA
- a CDS encoding cyclic nucleotide-binding domain-containing protein has protein sequence MTPRRSPSTEGLPPSSALGALPTGTRSDLLPTLVRRRVKAGASLFQEGDSGEAAFLVLSGLFKALKFSQGERVSAMDLIVPGRLCGVIALLDRRPYPVSVYALQDAEVLVLPRRFSG, from the coding sequence TTGACCCCCCGGCGCTCTCCATCGACCGAGGGACTTCCCCCGTCGTCGGCCCTGGGCGCCCTGCCGACCGGGACGCGGTCCGATCTTTTGCCCACGCTTGTCCGCCGACGGGTGAAGGCCGGGGCCTCGCTTTTTCAGGAGGGAGATTCCGGGGAGGCGGCTTTCCTGGTTTTGTCGGGCCTATTTAAGGCGTTGAAATTTTCCCAGGGCGAGCGGGTGTCGGCCATGGACCTGATCGTTCCCGGGCGACTCTGCGGCGTCATCGCCCTGCTGGACCGCCGACCCTACCCCGTGAGCGTGTATGCCCTGCAGGACGCCGAAGTGCTCGTTCTCCCGCGGCGGTTTTCCGGTTGA
- a CDS encoding cation-translocating P-type ATPase, with protein MSAIAGGRRVFDNLKKGMAYILAIHVPIAGLSLASVFLGWPLVLLPIHIAFLHLVIDPACSVAFEAEPPEPDAMQRPPRKTTDRLFGWDTLGPSLAQGVSVFAAVFAVFALALRRGHGELDARALAFTTLMAANAGLILANRSWTQSTWARWRAPNRALWAVVGGSALFLAVVLSTPLLRRLFHFSTLHGIDIAVSVGVRDPERILAVLTAKRWARRRP; from the coding sequence GTGAGCGCCATCGCCGGCGGCCGGCGGGTGTTCGACAATTTAAAAAAAGGCATGGCCTACATCCTGGCCATTCACGTGCCGATCGCCGGGCTGTCCTTGGCCTCGGTGTTTCTGGGGTGGCCCCTGGTCCTGTTGCCGATCCACATCGCCTTCCTGCATTTGGTCATCGACCCGGCCTGCTCCGTGGCCTTCGAGGCCGAACCGCCCGAGCCCGACGCCATGCAACGCCCCCCCCGGAAAACCACGGACCGCCTGTTCGGGTGGGACACCCTGGGCCCGAGCCTGGCCCAAGGCGTGAGCGTTTTCGCGGCGGTGTTCGCGGTGTTCGCCCTGGCCCTTCGTCGGGGTCACGGGGAGCTGGACGCCCGGGCCCTGGCCTTCACCACGCTCATGGCGGCCAACGCGGGGCTTATCCTGGCCAACCGCTCCTGGACCCAGTCGACCTGGGCGCGCTGGCGGGCCCCCAACCGCGCCCTCTGGGCCGTGGTCGGCGGATCGGCGCTCTTTTTGGCCGTCGTACTTTCCACGCCGCTTCTGAGACGCCTGTTTCATTTCTCCACTCTTCACGGCATCGACATTGCCGTGAGCGTCGGTGTCCGGGACCCTGAGCGTATTCTTGCGGTATTGACCGCCAAGCGATGGGCGCGGAGGCGGCCTTGA